In Methanosarcina barkeri MS, a single window of DNA contains:
- a CDS encoding flippase-like domain-containing protein: MVLPAYNEAANIDKAVLVTAETLFKITDRFEIIIAEDGSKDGTDRIASRLAEQYAYVVHLHSEKRQGRGKALNRAFKAASGEVLCYIDVDLATDMKYLEKLIRAVSTDGYDFATGSRMMPDSDAKRPFKREFASRGYNFLVRLFLHSKLYDHQCGFKAFKREALFELLDETKNEHWFWDTEILVRAQHKEYRVMELPVYWRHGGSSKVNLAKDVKGMGSEIFRLWRELSSPLEVSGKGKFFLTAALAILILAFVATFLGASDILENVKQASFRTLVSAALVYCVSWPLRGVRFQQILNRLGNQYELGFLTGSIFISQSANVILPARIGDLSRMYILKKSKDLAFTTSFSSITVERVFDIVAITSIAILASSGATSRFELEPWMESLIKLSRLAVVLFFLILFIVSFREGNARKRLEIRNSQNGLSGKIKIFASTFLHQISIVAVRPRSFLAVTASSLLIWGIDIFTCFLVLKSFPTVGESVSSTYMISLIFLAVALGNIAKIIPITPGAIGTYEVALTAVFGLGGIKPEIGFTVAVLDHIIKNSITLIGGGLALSELGLRWREVLCTDKDVLKG, encoded by the coding sequence GTGGTTTTACCAGCTTATAATGAGGCAGCAAATATCGATAAGGCTGTCTTAGTTACAGCAGAAACACTTTTTAAAATAACAGACCGTTTTGAGATCATCATAGCTGAAGACGGCAGCAAGGACGGGACGGACCGGATAGCTTCCAGGCTCGCGGAACAGTATGCTTATGTTGTCCACCTGCATTCGGAGAAACGACAGGGCCGGGGAAAAGCTCTTAACCGGGCTTTTAAGGCAGCTTCAGGAGAAGTCCTCTGCTATATTGACGTGGACCTTGCTACAGATATGAAATATCTGGAAAAACTGATCAGAGCTGTGAGCACGGATGGCTATGATTTTGCTACAGGCTCAAGAATGATGCCCGATAGCGATGCAAAAAGGCCTTTTAAGCGAGAGTTTGCAAGCAGGGGATATAATTTTCTGGTGAGGCTTTTTTTGCATTCAAAACTCTATGACCACCAGTGTGGTTTTAAGGCTTTCAAGAGAGAAGCTCTCTTTGAACTTCTCGATGAGACCAAGAATGAACACTGGTTCTGGGATACCGAAATACTTGTCAGAGCCCAACACAAAGAATATAGAGTAATGGAACTTCCGGTTTACTGGAGACATGGAGGGTCAAGCAAGGTTAATCTGGCAAAAGATGTCAAAGGAATGGGGTCCGAAATATTCCGTCTCTGGAGAGAACTCTCATCCCCGCTCGAAGTTTCAGGAAAAGGAAAATTCTTTTTAACAGCTGCCCTTGCAATTCTGATCCTTGCGTTTGTTGCAACCTTCTTGGGTGCATCGGATATTCTGGAAAATGTGAAGCAAGCATCCTTCAGGACTCTGGTTTCAGCTGCTCTGGTGTACTGTGTTTCCTGGCCTTTAAGAGGAGTTCGTTTCCAACAGATCCTTAACAGGCTTGGAAATCAATACGAGCTTGGGTTTCTTACAGGCAGCATTTTTATCAGCCAATCCGCAAATGTAATTCTTCCAGCACGGATAGGAGACCTGAGCAGAATGTATATCCTGAAAAAAAGCAAGGACCTTGCCTTTACAACTAGCTTCTCCTCGATAACCGTAGAAAGAGTCTTTGATATAGTTGCAATAACTTCCATAGCAATACTTGCTTCTTCAGGTGCTACGTCCCGTTTTGAACTTGAACCCTGGATGGAATCCCTGATAAAGCTGTCCAGACTTGCAGTAGTGCTTTTTTTCTTGATTCTCTTTATTGTTTCTTTCCGAGAAGGCAACGCAAGAAAAAGACTGGAAATTAGAAATTCCCAAAACGGGCTCTCTGGAAAGATAAAGATTTTTGCCTCTACTTTTTTACACCAGATAAGCATCGTTGCCGTACGTCCGAGATCGTTTCTAGCAGTGACAGCCTCTTCTCTTCTGATATGGGGAATAGATATATTCACCTGTTTCCTTGTCCTCAAATCATTTCCGACAGTAGGAGAAAGTGTCTCGTCCACATATATGATATCACTGATTTTCCTGGCTGTAGCCCTGGGAAATATTGCAAAAATAATTCCGATAACGCCTGGAGCTATAGGAACATATGAAGTTGCCCTGACTGCAGTTTTCGGACTTGGTGGAATCAAACCGGAAATAGGATTTACGGTTGCCGTGCTTGATCATATTATAAAAAATTCAATTACTTTAATAGGAGGAGGTCTAGCCCTCTCCGAACTCGGACTCAGGTGGAGAGAAGTGCTTTGTACTGATAAGGATGTTTTGAAAGGGTGA
- a CDS encoding FecCD family ABC transporter permease, with translation MPDYKFNRTTLVYLLPIALLIISLFIGRYQTPLSAVVDESMKVFSSLFFGTPISVSTQHTVLFNVRLPRILAALLVGAALSIAGASFQGIFRNPLVSPYILGVGSGAGFGACLAILLWNNYLMIQLTAFAFGLLAMFIAISMGKVSKGTGTLVFVLSGIIVSSIFTALTSLAKYVADPYDQLPEIVFWLMGSLASVRYGDLLYILLPIFIGTLVLFLFRWRINILSLGDEEAKALGTDVEKTRLVIIVCATLVTSAAVSISGVIGWVGLVVPHISRMIVGPNYSRLLPMSMIIGASFMLVVDDLSRTIVATEIPLGILTSLVGAPVFAYLIKKGRMGWN, from the coding sequence ATGCCTGATTACAAGTTTAATCGCACTACTCTGGTGTACCTGTTACCTATCGCATTACTCATAATCTCCCTTTTTATTGGAAGATACCAGACCCCACTGTCGGCAGTTGTGGATGAGAGTATGAAGGTTTTTTCATCTCTTTTTTTTGGTACTCCTATTTCAGTCTCCACTCAACACACGGTACTATTCAATGTAAGGCTACCGAGGATACTTGCAGCTTTACTGGTAGGCGCAGCTCTTTCCATAGCTGGAGCTTCTTTCCAGGGAATCTTTCGTAATCCACTTGTGTCTCCTTATATCCTTGGAGTAGGTTCAGGGGCAGGTTTTGGAGCATGCCTTGCAATATTGCTCTGGAATAATTATCTGATGATACAGTTGACGGCTTTTGCTTTCGGACTCCTTGCGATGTTTATTGCTATAAGTATGGGTAAAGTCAGCAAAGGTACTGGAACTTTAGTATTCGTGCTTTCGGGAATTATTGTGAGCTCTATTTTTACGGCTCTTACGTCGCTGGCAAAGTATGTAGCAGATCCTTATGATCAACTTCCTGAAATAGTATTCTGGCTTATGGGAAGCCTTGCCAGTGTCAGGTACGGTGATCTGCTCTACATATTATTGCCTATATTTATTGGGACTCTAGTATTGTTTCTTTTCAGGTGGCGTATCAACATTTTGTCCTTGGGAGACGAAGAAGCTAAAGCTCTTGGGACGGATGTGGAAAAAACGCGCCTGGTTATCATTGTTTGTGCGACTCTTGTAACCTCAGCAGCAGTCAGTATCAGCGGTGTCATTGGGTGGGTCGGACTTGTTGTGCCTCATATCTCAAGAATGATTGTTGGTCCCAATTATAGCCGCCTCTTGCCTATGAGTATGATTATTGGAGCATCGTTTATGCTGGTCGTGGATGACCTTTCAAGGACTATTGTAGCTACAGAAATTCCCCTGGGAATCCTAACTTCCCTGGTAGGAGCTCCGGTGTTTGCATATCTTATCAAGAAGGGGCGTATGGGATGGAACTGA
- a CDS encoding ArsR/SmtB family transcription factor, with product MSEKKIIEVKDAYCLPEDVLDAVHAAMNEDVGEIVSLFKVLSDPTRLRILKALEVQSLCVCVLVDCTDQQHSALSYHLKLLKEAGLVNSRRERSFQIYELTEFGNLLLKHIEKHFEKA from the coding sequence ATGTCTGAAAAAAAAATAATTGAAGTAAAGGATGCATATTGTCTTCCGGAAGATGTGCTTGATGCTGTACATGCGGCAATGAATGAGGATGTGGGAGAAATCGTTAGCCTGTTTAAGGTACTTTCAGATCCCACTCGCCTCAGAATTCTCAAAGCCCTTGAAGTCCAGAGCCTCTGTGTTTGTGTCCTTGTGGACTGTACGGACCAGCAGCATTCAGCTCTTTCCTATCATCTTAAGCTGTTAAAAGAAGCAGGACTGGTGAACTCGCGAAGAGAACGGAGTTTTCAGATTTATGAACTCACAGAGTTCGGAAACCTGCTCCTGAAACATATTGAAAAGCACTTTGAAAAAGCTTAA
- a CDS encoding ABC transporter ATP-binding protein, translating to MELMLEVKSLAFSYGNNPVFENVSFSLKKGEIMCILGPNGAGKSTLIKCIAGILKPAVGSVFIQGKDTASLGVRGIARHIGYVPQQNEVVFPFTVLDFVVMGRAPHLSMFASPGAEDIKLAKESLAMVGISDLAERPVANLSGGQGQMVLIARALVQKPALLLLDEPTSHLDFGNQVLVLETVQKLASLGMSIVMNTHMPDHAFLLGDKAAALSGGRLVAVGKVETVVTSKMMSSVYGVNVAVREIEDMKRKVCLPLRR from the coding sequence ATGGAACTGATGCTGGAAGTAAAGTCCCTTGCTTTCTCTTATGGAAACAATCCAGTATTTGAAAATGTATCTTTTTCGCTGAAAAAGGGCGAAATCATGTGTATTCTGGGTCCAAACGGAGCAGGAAAATCTACACTTATCAAATGTATTGCAGGAATCCTCAAACCAGCTGTGGGGTCTGTCTTTATTCAGGGAAAGGATACAGCTTCTCTTGGGGTAAGAGGAATTGCCAGGCATATAGGTTACGTACCTCAGCAGAATGAAGTGGTTTTTCCATTTACTGTGCTGGATTTTGTAGTCATGGGCCGTGCTCCACACCTTTCCATGTTCGCATCCCCTGGCGCAGAGGATATTAAACTTGCAAAAGAATCTTTAGCAATGGTGGGAATTTCCGATCTTGCAGAAAGGCCGGTTGCTAACCTCAGTGGAGGACAGGGTCAAATGGTGCTTATTGCCAGGGCTCTTGTCCAGAAGCCTGCTCTGCTTTTGCTGGACGAGCCAACTTCTCACCTTGATTTTGGCAACCAGGTCCTTGTGCTGGAAACTGTCCAGAAACTGGCTTCACTTGGTATGTCTATTGTAATGAATACACACATGCCAGACCATGCTTTTCTGTTAGGTGACAAGGCTGCAGCTCTGTCTGGAGGTAGACTGGTTGCCGTAGGAAAAGTTGAAACCGTTGTAACCAGTAAGATGATGTCTTCAGTCTATGGTGTAAATGTAGCTGTCAGGGAAATTGAAGATATGAAAAGGAAAGTGTGTTTACCCTTAAGAAGGTAA
- a CDS encoding MFS transporter, with amino-acid sequence MNSKKSRLWTKDFIVIFVENFIAALSFYLLMIVMSGYAMSKFNSSPGEAGFSASIFIIGGLIARLFVGKWIGQIGHKKILYVGVILSLIMTLLYFRVNNIFLLFTVRFLHGMGFGITTTATATIVANIIPMERKGEGIAYFGLSQILATAIGPFLGMFISQYGSFVMIFATCAIASSISLVILPFLSSLHKMELTKEQMEKMKGFKFNNFFEPRVIPISVVCMFIFSCYSSVVSFLEVYSKEIHLVDEASFFFIVYAAVILVSRPIIGRLFDSKGENTIMYPAILIFTAGMILFSQTHHGYTLLLAAALIGLGFGAIQSSTQAISVKITPQHRMGLANSTYFAFSDIGMGIGPLMVGFIIPFTGYRGIYMFMAVFAAVCLILYYLLYGKKAMRSKGVRHF; translated from the coding sequence ATGAATTCAAAAAAATCAAGATTATGGACTAAAGATTTTATAGTCATTTTTGTTGAAAATTTTATAGCTGCTTTAAGTTTTTACTTATTAATGATAGTCATGTCTGGATATGCGATGAGTAAATTTAATTCATCCCCAGGTGAAGCGGGCTTTTCTGCCAGTATATTCATAATTGGCGGACTTATCGCACGTCTGTTTGTCGGAAAATGGATCGGACAAATCGGTCATAAGAAGATCCTTTACGTGGGGGTTATTTTAAGCTTAATTATGACGCTATTATATTTTAGGGTTAATAATATTTTTCTTCTGTTTACTGTCCGCTTTCTTCATGGCATGGGATTTGGCATTACTACTACAGCAACGGCTACAATCGTTGCAAATATTATTCCTATGGAGAGGAAGGGTGAAGGGATTGCCTATTTCGGATTAAGTCAGATACTCGCAACCGCTATCGGCCCCTTTTTAGGTATGTTCATTAGCCAGTACGGCAGTTTCGTCATGATTTTTGCTACCTGTGCAATTGCCTCATCAATCAGCCTTGTCATTTTGCCGTTTTTATCATCCTTACATAAAATGGAATTAACAAAAGAACAGATGGAGAAAATGAAGGGATTCAAATTTAACAACTTCTTTGAACCCAGGGTAATTCCAATTTCAGTCGTTTGTATGTTTATTTTCAGCTGTTATTCGAGTGTTGTGTCCTTCCTTGAAGTGTACTCCAAGGAAATTCATCTCGTAGATGAAGCCAGCTTCTTTTTCATAGTATATGCCGCAGTAATTTTAGTTTCGAGGCCGATTATTGGCCGACTGTTTGACTCCAAAGGTGAAAATACAATCATGTACCCGGCAATTCTGATATTTACGGCTGGAATGATACTGTTTAGCCAAACTCATCACGGTTATACACTTTTGTTAGCCGCAGCTTTGATAGGGCTTGGATTTGGAGCTATACAGTCCAGTACTCAAGCGATTTCTGTAAAAATAACTCCGCAACATCGTATGGGGTTGGCGAATTCAACCTATTTTGCGTTTTCAGATATAGGAATGGGAATTGGGCCTTTGATGGTTGGATTTATTATTCCTTTTACCGGTTATAGAGGAATATACATGTTCATGGCAGTTTTTGCGGCGGTGTGCCTGATATTGTATTATCTATTATATGGGAAAAAAGCTATGCGCAGCAAAGGTGTTAGGCATTTCTAA
- a CDS encoding DUF2298 domain-containing protein, which produces MLEYLHVIFWFIFIEILGLVSIPLAGIAGNRLADRGYSAARTLGIVLVTYLAWLFSFLCGFNRRTILISVLLLCLISGIVYRKQRTLPEKKILLSNELVFAASFFFFLLIRMYLPKIYRHEKFMDFAFLNAVMRTSSFPPADPWFAGGSLDFYYYFGYLAVGAPGKLFSVEPSMLFNLAIALTFALSFNLLFGFGYNLTHGKIRYGFLTALFVILLGNLQGVKEFISMYLIKETTIVGYYWSSSRVIPYTINEFPYFSFIHGDLHSHMIAIPFQLLVLAFLLNIYLRKDSNRVFESILELLIFSVSLGFLFLSNSWDFPIYFSLTFAVVFAFYYGYYIRSKSLYIQNKSLSRSVTGFLETVLSVFALSLLPYLPFYLSFKPQAASGFDFVPPELRTTIGEFLILFSLFLFLTLSFLITRLESRRKIQYFLLWIGISAFLAKELSIPLLVILLPLLALSLYSFQKDLTERSSAGFVSLLIAVAVFLALFCEIIFLDDPISGNFARMNTVFKFYIHLWTFLAIAASYSFYQLYFRYRAFPKNNLPTNRVYGKKVWTVSLMLLVLSCSVFPVVATFTRIEDMNAKPALDGMEYMKELDRGDYDAIKWIQENLSGTPIILEASSDDSSYSYISRVSANTGLPTVIGWARHEQFWGRDDTEIRARFEDVNTIYSTSSKKKALELMNKYNINYVYIGQLERQMYDIKTDKFQDETYFEPVYQGSVRIYKVKKEF; this is translated from the coding sequence GTGTTAGAGTATCTTCACGTAATTTTCTGGTTTATTTTTATTGAAATACTGGGCCTGGTTTCCATTCCTCTTGCAGGAATAGCTGGAAATCGGCTTGCTGACAGAGGTTATTCTGCAGCAAGGACTCTGGGAATAGTGCTCGTCACATATCTTGCCTGGCTTTTTTCCTTTTTATGTGGTTTTAACAGACGCACGATCCTTATCTCGGTACTTCTACTTTGCCTTATATCAGGAATTGTCTATCGAAAACAAAGGACCTTACCTGAAAAGAAAATCCTGTTGTCAAATGAGCTCGTATTCGCTGCAAGCTTCTTTTTTTTTCTGCTTATACGTATGTATCTCCCTAAGATCTACAGGCATGAAAAATTTATGGATTTTGCTTTTTTGAACGCAGTTATGAGAACTTCTTCTTTCCCCCCGGCAGATCCCTGGTTTGCAGGTGGTTCCCTTGATTTTTATTACTATTTTGGATATCTTGCAGTAGGAGCTCCTGGAAAATTATTTTCTGTCGAACCGTCAATGCTTTTCAATCTGGCTATTGCACTCACTTTCGCTCTTTCTTTCAATCTCCTTTTTGGATTTGGATATAACCTCACTCATGGAAAAATCAGGTATGGGTTTCTTACTGCCTTATTCGTGATCCTGCTAGGAAACTTGCAGGGAGTTAAAGAATTTATATCCATGTATCTTATCAAAGAAACGACTATAGTGGGATACTACTGGAGCAGTTCGAGAGTTATCCCATATACAATAAATGAATTTCCTTACTTCAGTTTCATACACGGAGACCTGCATTCTCATATGATTGCAATTCCTTTCCAGCTTCTGGTACTTGCTTTTCTCCTGAACATATATCTCAGGAAAGACAGCAACCGGGTCTTTGAAAGTATACTGGAACTTCTGATTTTTTCAGTATCCCTTGGTTTTTTATTTCTTTCTAATTCCTGGGATTTCCCGATATATTTCAGCCTGACATTTGCAGTTGTTTTTGCTTTTTACTACGGGTATTATATCCGCAGTAAAAGCTTATATATCCAAAATAAAAGCCTATCTAGATCCGTTACCGGTTTTCTGGAAACAGTTCTTTCAGTTTTCGCTCTCAGCCTTCTTCCGTATTTGCCCTTTTATCTGTCATTTAAACCGCAAGCTGCAAGTGGATTTGACTTTGTTCCTCCAGAACTTCGTACAACAATTGGAGAATTCCTTATCCTGTTCAGCCTTTTCCTTTTTTTGACCCTTTCTTTTCTCATAACCCGCCTGGAATCCAGAAGAAAAATACAATATTTTCTTCTGTGGATAGGAATATCAGCATTTCTTGCCAAGGAATTGTCTATTCCCCTGCTTGTAATCCTTCTCCCCTTACTTGCCCTTTCACTTTATTCTTTCCAAAAAGACCTTACTGAAAGGAGCAGTGCAGGATTCGTTTCTCTTCTTATAGCAGTAGCTGTATTTTTAGCTCTTTTCTGTGAGATAATCTTCCTTGATGACCCCATTTCCGGGAATTTTGCCCGCATGAATACGGTTTTCAAGTTTTACATACACTTATGGACATTTCTAGCTATTGCTGCTTCTTATTCCTTCTATCAGCTTTATTTCCGCTACAGAGCCTTTCCCAAGAATAACCTTCCTACTAACAGGGTTTATGGAAAAAAAGTATGGACAGTTTCACTTATGCTTCTGGTTCTTTCATGCAGCGTCTTTCCTGTAGTAGCTACCTTTACGAGAATAGAAGATATGAATGCGAAACCTGCCCTTGACGGCATGGAATACATGAAAGAGCTGGATCGTGGAGATTATGACGCTATAAAATGGATTCAGGAAAACCTCAGTGGAACTCCGATAATCCTTGAAGCTTCCTCAGATGACAGCAGTTATAGTTATATTTCGCGTGTCTCGGCAAATACCGGGCTTCCTACGGTTATTGGGTGGGCAAGGCATGAGCAGTTCTGGGGAAGAGACGATACAGAAATCAGGGCAAGGTTTGAAGACGTAAATACCATTTACAGTACCAGCAGTAAAAAAAAAGCTCTTGAGCTCATGAATAAATATAACATAAACTATGTTTATATCGGTCAACTTGAACGGCAGATGTATGATATAAAAACGGATAAGTTCCAGGACGAAACTTATTTTGAACCTGTTTACCAGGGTTCAGTCCGAATTTATAAAGTAAAAAAGGAATTCTGA
- the ftsA gene encoding coenzyme F390 synthetase yields MDNSKPYFNPEIETMDRGELDALVEERVRYTVKYAAENSPFYRKWFEKQGVNPAEIKTHDDLLDLPIISGNIIRENQPPETSEFMFRSVGWKDVFTVHETSGTSGNPKSFFLTWEDWERYSEKYARIFRSQGFGPGDRVVVCASYGMNVGANTMTLAARQLGMSIIPEGKCTFPLRVIEAYRPTGIVGSVFKLLSLARRLRVEGIDPRESGVNKLVVGGEAFADESRNYLSEIWGCPVYNTYGSTEGTMCGECDEVSGLHVPEDLVHVDIYDPHLENYVPDGECGRVILSTLLPVGAKAGTLLLNYDTEDTTVVLTRKQCPCGRTHMKILTPQREAETAWVEVTPFNRVDVEKGVFQRENMDYLTGEYEAFLYGTEDEGETVLRVSMECENPEVCDRNLIKENFLRTFLRYKPLLSRAYAEGTFKIVFNFTGPMGLELSRIKGRPKRLVDRR; encoded by the coding sequence ATGGACAACTCAAAACCTTATTTCAACCCTGAAATCGAGACCATGGACAGGGGAGAGCTAGATGCTCTCGTAGAGGAGCGGGTACGATACACGGTAAAATATGCGGCAGAAAATTCTCCTTTTTACAGAAAATGGTTTGAAAAGCAGGGTGTGAACCCGGCTGAGATCAAAACCCATGATGATCTTCTGGACCTTCCAATAATCTCGGGAAACATTATCCGCGAAAACCAGCCTCCAGAAACGAGCGAATTCATGTTCAGGAGTGTGGGCTGGAAGGATGTTTTCACAGTTCATGAGACTAGCGGAACCAGCGGAAACCCGAAGAGTTTTTTCCTTACATGGGAGGATTGGGAAAGGTATTCGGAAAAATACGCTCGTATTTTCAGGTCACAGGGTTTTGGTCCTGGAGACAGGGTTGTTGTCTGTGCTTCTTATGGGATGAATGTAGGGGCAAACACCATGACCCTTGCGGCCAGGCAGCTTGGTATGAGCATTATTCCTGAGGGCAAGTGCACATTTCCCCTGCGAGTTATCGAAGCTTACAGGCCTACAGGCATAGTAGGCAGCGTATTCAAACTCCTGAGCCTTGCCAGAAGGTTACGGGTAGAGGGCATTGACCCTCGAGAGTCAGGTGTAAATAAACTGGTTGTAGGAGGAGAAGCCTTTGCTGACGAGTCAAGGAATTATCTTTCCGAAATCTGGGGCTGTCCTGTTTATAACACCTATGGAAGCACGGAAGGCACGATGTGCGGTGAGTGTGATGAGGTGTCAGGGCTGCATGTGCCTGAAGATCTTGTCCATGTTGATATTTACGATCCCCATCTCGAAAATTATGTGCCTGACGGAGAATGCGGAAGAGTTATCCTGAGCACACTGCTGCCTGTTGGGGCAAAAGCAGGAACTCTTCTTTTAAACTATGATACCGAAGACACGACTGTGGTGCTTACGCGCAAACAGTGTCCCTGCGGAAGGACGCATATGAAAATTCTGACCCCTCAGCGGGAAGCTGAAACCGCGTGGGTAGAAGTAACTCCCTTTAACCGCGTAGATGTGGAAAAGGGCGTTTTTCAGCGTGAAAACATGGACTACCTGACCGGAGAATATGAGGCTTTTCTTTATGGTACAGAAGACGAGGGAGAAACCGTACTCAGAGTTAGTATGGAATGTGAAAATCCTGAGGTGTGCGATCGGAATCTTATAAAAGAAAACTTTCTTCGTACTTTTCTCAGATATAAACCTCTGCTTTCCAGAGCTTATGCCGAAGGCACTTTTAAAATAGTATTCAATTTCACAGGTCCTATGGGGCTCGAACTGAGCAGGATAAAAGGCAGGCCTAAAAGGCTTGTAGACAGGCGGTAA
- the nikR gene encoding nickel-responsive transcriptional regulator NikR, with amino-acid sequence METELMRIGVSLPDTLLGKFDEIIEKRGYSSRSEGIRDAIRSYISYYEWMGDIKGYRVGTISVIYDHTKRGLSNAIADIQHNYSHLIKSSVHIHLDHDNCFEVIVLDGEGEEIKELAEAIMALKGVKFSKLTTVASTDKI; translated from the coding sequence ATGGAAACAGAACTTATGCGGATAGGAGTTTCCCTTCCTGATACCCTTCTGGGTAAATTTGATGAGATTATCGAAAAAAGAGGTTATTCTTCTCGTTCTGAAGGCATAAGGGATGCCATCAGGAGTTACATTTCTTATTATGAATGGATGGGTGACATTAAGGGTTACCGTGTCGGAACCATTTCGGTTATTTACGACCATACTAAAAGGGGGCTCTCAAATGCTATTGCAGATATTCAACACAACTATTCTCACCTGATAAAATCTTCAGTGCATATACACCTTGATCATGACAACTGTTTTGAAGTGATTGTTCTCGATGGGGAAGGTGAAGAGATTAAGGAGCTTGCCGAAGCTATAATGGCCCTCAAAGGGGTAAAGTTCTCAAAGCTCACAACTGTAGCATCAACCGATAAAATCTGA